From the genome of Spinacia oleracea cultivar Varoflay chromosome 2, BTI_SOV_V1, whole genome shotgun sequence, one region includes:
- the LOC130467605 gene encoding uncharacterized protein: protein MNTTEKLEEGYSTQRPPMFSGKYYSYWRNRMEIFIKAENYQVWRVIEVGAFQVTKLNSSRETVPKPDEFDKADYEKLELNAMAVKILHCGLGPNEHNRVMGCKNAKQIWDLLQVTHEGTNEVKRSKIDLLMHQYELFTMKTSETIQDMITRFTNIINELNSLGKIITPEEQVRKVLRSLPQDPWMAKVTALQETKDFTKFNLEQLAGSLLTHELQLNARPSENTKNRALALKTENDENSEEDEETALFARRFRRMFRNYKDVEHRSKPNRKFPKTDTGCHKCGNLEHRIRECPLWDQERGKGKETTKDRFKDNRNSFSKTEVRKAMIAAWGDTSSDEEQEQPNEEIAHLCLVAEHEDEESDSESDKFQASLVHIKSRLESMSKVELFDLLSCLTSDYEDLLKEKLDSDRKHQDIVNKLTEELEWTRNSNLDIDNRFFKLFDQNLHIKEMCEALRNENSWLKQDLIDLKIAKTKNLYKEELEKAQLELVKIHQEKTHLESELAKRTRHKIEVTPKWIEEARTKRTEGLGFNHKKHHPRKTRVDLYSDIVCTFCGQIGHYRVSCPKNQRYLEKNIEFTKTKWVKKSDLIPSKEPKLCWVPKNSN, encoded by the coding sequence ATGAACACTACGGAGAAACTAGAAGAGGGATACTCAACACAACGACCTCCAATGTTTAGTGGCAAATACTATTCCTACTGGAGAAACAGGATGGAGATTTTCATTAAGGCTGAAAACTATCAAGTATGGAGAGTGATTGAAGTTGGAGCCTTCCAAGTCACTAAGCTGAACTCCTCTAGAGAAACTGTTCCCAAACCTGATGAATTTGACAAAGCCGACTATGAAAAGCTTGAACTCAATGCCATGGCCGTCAAAATCCTTCATTGTGGACTAGGTCcaaatgaacacaacagagtaaTGGGCTGCAAGAACGCGAAGCAGATTTGGGATCTGCTCCAGGTTactcatgaaggaacaaacGAAGTTAAGAGATCGAAGATTGATCTCTTAATGCACCAATACGAGCTGTTCACCATGAAGACATCTGAAACGATTCAAGACATGATTACTCGCTTCACAAACATTATCAATGAACTAAATTCTCTTGGCAAAATCATAACTCCTGAGGAACAAGTCAGGAAGGTCCTAAGAAGTCTACCACAAGATCCCTGGATGGCTAAAGTCACAGCCCTCCAGGAAACTAAAGACTTCACAAAGTTTAACCTGGAACAACTGGCTGGATCTCTCCTAACTCATGAACTGCAATTAAACGCGCGACCTTCAGAGAATACCAAAAATAGAGCTCTTGCTCTAAAAACCGAAAATGATGAAAActctgaagaagatgaagagacaGCTCTGTTTGCTAGGAGGTTCAGAAGAATGTTTAGGAACTACAAAGATGTGGAACACAGAAGCAAACCAAATAGAAAGTTCCCTAAAACTGACACTGGATGCCATAAGTGTGGAAACTTGGAACATCGCATTAGGGAATGTCCTCTATGGGATCAAGAACGAGGAAAGGGAAAGGAAACAACAAAAGATAGATTCAAAGACAACAGAAACTCCTTTTCCAAAACTGAGGTAAGAAAAGCCATGATTGCTGCATGGGGAGATACTTCTTCTGATGAGGAACAAGAACAACCTAACGAAGAAATTGCTCACCTGTGTCTTGTAGCTGAACATGAAGATGAAGAATCCGACTCAGAATCTGATAAATTCCAGGCAAGTCTTGTTCATATTAAaagtaggcttgaatccatgtctAAAGTAGAACTGTTTGACTTACTTTCTTGTCTCACTAGTGATTATGAGGATCTCCTAAAAGAAAAACTAGACTCAGACAGAAAACACCAAGACATTGTCAATAAACTCACAGAGGAGTTGGAATGGACCAGAAACTCAAACTTAGATATTGACAATCGTTTCTTTAAACTCTTTGATCAAAACCTCCATATAAAAGAAATGTGTGAAGCCTTACGCAATGAAAACTCCTGGCTAAAACAAGATCTGATTGACCTAAAAATAGCCAAAACCAAGAACCTCTATAAAGAAGAACTAGAAAAAGCTCAGTTAGAACTAGTGAAAATTCACCAAGAAAAGACCCATCTAGAAAGTGAATTGGCTAAAAGGACCAGACACAAAATAGAGGTAACACCAAAATGGATAGAAGAAGCTAGAACCAAACGCACAGAAGGTCTAGGTTTTAACCACAAAAAGCatcatcctagaaaaaccagagTAGATTTATACAGTGACATAGTATGCACCTTCTGTGGTCAAATCGGTCACTATAGAGTTTCTTGCCCTAAAAACCAAAGGTACTTGGAAAAGAACATCGAATTCACCAAAACTAAATGGGTAAAGAAAAGTGATTTGATTCCAAGTAAGGAACCCAAGCTATGCTGGGTTCCTAAAAACTCTAACTAA